GCTCGCACATGCTGTGTAATATTCGTCCAGTGCTAATTTTGCAGCAATGAAACACTCATAAGCTCCTTCCTCAATCatgattacattttaatttgacAAAATAGAATTGCTGTAGATTTGTGGGCTTAATATCAATCGAAATTTCGCCCTAGTTGACCATCCAAACAAAGGACACGCGTGCAGAATAACAGCAAAGAATAAACGGAAAAGGACGATTAAATCGAATTAAACTTTACGAAACACTTTACTACACAAAGTTGATGGTTGAAATGTTTAGAAATCTTCTCCAAACTAAACTTGTATTTGCATGTCATTTACACAGACCACTCGTAATTCGAATGTTTTTCCAATAACTTGTGTCCAATTAGTTGTAGCGAAAGAATAAAGTGCTTGTTGGTGTGAGCATGGATTTTGCAATATCGGCTGCATTTTGAAAATTCCTTGATTGTGTTGTTCTACTTATCTACATAAATTGCTATTTCATAAAACCTTTTCATTCCAATAACTATCTCATTACCAAACGTTAAAGGCTTCTCGTCTGCCACAAGCCTCTCGTAGACTGTACGTCTTTCCCGGACAGCTGTCAGTCGGCTTGTAGAACAAACTTTCACAGGCCTGTACGATGCATTCTATCTCAATATACATTATTGGAATGTCGAAATCACTTAACTAACCTATTTTTAACTTAATGTTGCACATGTTCTGCACTAGAATGCATAACATTCTCCAAAATTATCATTACTTTTGCACACAAGACCAAcccaaacaatcaaatgtcATTCCGGTTTGGATCGATCTGACGCACCAGAgttgccttttgttttacgatttttatgtacttttcTCTTATCAATTATCGCTCGTAAGCCacgatgagtgagaaaacatGTTGAACTAGTGatttaatatcaaaaacaTGCATTTACAACTGTCTGGTATTAATTATGCCTCATAATGTCTCACTgcacatcatcagcatcgcATACATTCGCACTTCCATCGCGATTATCTTTTTCCACAGAAACATTTCATAGACGATGAATACATTTTTGGATAGCTCAACATTTTTACTACGCGTTGCAATTATCATATCATGGGGTTCAGAACAAATTACCAGAGAATTCGGTCAAAAGTGGAACAGTATTTTTGCAACTCTCTTTGACATGAGCGTTGAAAACTTGACGTAAGCGCTTGGGGTAGTTCCCCGTCGGGACTTATAAATCGAGGGACCATAGAGCGAAAGCGAATGGTAGCATaagcataaacataaacacagcTGTGtcagtgtgtgagtgaaagCATAGCAAAGAAGCGCGAAAGTAACACGATGGCCGATACCGTAACGACCGAAGTAGCTGCTGCAGCCGCCGCCCCAGCAACCGTGGCCAAGTCGCCGAAGAAGCCGAAGGCCGCCGCTGGTCCCAAGAAGCCGAAGCAACCGGCAGCGCATCCTCCAGTGAACGAGATGGTGCTGGCCGCTGTGAAGGCTCTGAACGagcgcaacggttcgtcgctgCAGGCGATCAAGAAGTACGTGGCGGCCAACTACAAGGCCGACGTGACCAAGCTGGCCACCTTCTTCAAGAAGGCGCTCAAGAGTGCCGTCGCCAGCGGCAAGCTGGTCCAGACCAAGGGAACCGGAGCGTCGGGTTCGTTCAAGCTGTCAGCCGCCGCCAAGAAGCCGGCCgtagagaagaagaaggcagCAGCCCCGAAGAAGTCCGCATCGGCCGcagacaagaagaagaaggtcgCTGCCAAGAAGCCGGCCGGAGAGAAGAAGGCCGCCGCCAAGAAGTCCACCAAGAAGGCAGAGACTGGCAAGAAGCCGAAGACAGCCGCCGCCAAGAAGCCGAAGGCCGCCGATGGTGCGAAGAAAGCCGCCAAGAAGCCAGCTGCACCCAAGCAGAAGTCCACGAAGCCATCCAAGGTCGCGGCCGCCAAGCCGAAGGCACCGAAGCCAAAGAAGGCCGCAGCTCCCGCCAAGAAGGCTGCAGCCCCGAAGAAAGCCGCCGCACCAAAGAAGGCAGCCGCTCCGAAGAAGGCCGCAGCAGCCAAGAAGTAAAGGGCTTCTTCTTCCCACGACACATCCTCAAACAACAGTCCTTCTCAGGACTACAATTCGATTTGTAAAAGGATTCGTTTCTTGACTACCTTCTACTATCCCGAAGCTATCCACGTTTCGGAACAAATGGCactctttttcattttaggTTATGGAATGGCATGCTGAATTTCAAACCCTCACCAAACCAATTACCACAAGACCTTCTGCTCATTAGTTCAGCGTCCCTGTTATCAACATACACCTACAATAGATTGGGACCTTAAACACTAactaaaagcaggaaaatgtTTCTTAACGTAACAGCCGAAGTGTACAGACGTATTTTTGAGTTCTTCTTTGCTTCGCGTGTTGCCAAAGTGCAAACTTTTGCCACTGTAACGGTTTTGTGTAAGCAATTCCCGTAATTTTAGTGGTGAAGTGGAGTGATTTGTCCcacagtttaaaaataatttatttaaccaCATTACATGCAATAGCCGTTCAAATAGAATCACACCTCCCAGCCTTCGTTCTTTGTTTGTATCAACCCCCTGGTCTTACATTTCCAGTTCTAAACAGGTAACTTACCCAGCTAATCCTCCAAATATCCAATCCTCCCATTATCCTTGGTGATCTTACTGCAAAACATAGTTCCTGGGGCTGTTCTATAACGAACAATCGTGGCGACAACATAggcaacattttttaattctttctcCGTGAACTCCTTTTCGACCGAACTCCCACCCGCATGTCTCCCACAAATGGCACAGGCTCAATCAATAGGTACTGCACCATCTCATACTCTATTCTTCCTCAATTCCAAACCCAAATTAGTAACGATACCCACAATAACGACCACTATCCCATATTCATCCCCAGTAGCTATCCTCCTCATCGACCACTTCTACCATCCCAAAGGCAAATATGACGTTGAGCCACAATTGTCTAACACCCATGTTAGCTGAACATTATCGTGAAGCTAACCGTCTTGCCAAGGAAGCTATGCGTCTCTCCAAAGAGGACAGTTGGAAAAGAATCGGTAACAACATCGATCCCAACCTCTACCTGCAAAGAAATTTGGGGGAGAATGAGTGTCCTCTCAGGTAGAAATCAACAAGCTGCTTCTCTGATTACTCCAAACTCGGCACCACCCTCCCTCTAAAATCCCTGAACCCTTCACTAAACACTTCGCCAACACCTCTGCAACTGAAAACATCCCCCACCTAATTTTTCGACTACCTTAACAAACTCAAAATCCATACCCAGCCCTAAAATTAACGCTACCCACCATAGCTATAATAGACTATTCTCAAACAGAAGAACTAAACTGGGTCCTTTAACAAAGTAAAGGTGTTTGAAAACTTCCTTTCacaagccaaacaaaaccactatCAGAACAGCTATCCAGACGGGGCCTCGGTGGACGTCTCACCAACTTCATCGAGAGCTTTCTTTCTGACAGCACCTTTAGAGTTCTCCTTGGTGCCGACATTTCCTATCTCCACACTTGAAAATGGCGTCCCACAAAGGACTATTCTCTCACTTACCCTCTTCCTTATCAGCATTGAATCATTATTTTGCTCCATTCTTACACAATCAAAATCTTTCGTATACGCAGGcgatttatttcttcatttttatttacttaacaACAGTTCCATTATGTGAACGTTAGCCTATGTCTGGTTAGCATAGTTTTAGTTAGCCTATGTATAGTTAGTTTAGCTATATGTAAACCGTCTGGCCGATTTGACATTCATTGAATTTACTGGTACGCGATACCAAATCCACTTTTGCCAATTCAGTTCAgtttttcatgtttcactATTAATCAAGTCAGGTAATAAGCTTAGCCAAATACAGATGAACTAGTTCGAGGATCTGATATCTTCTCCCTCTACCTGTTTAAACTGACGCTTCAAGGTGCAACTAGAGTCTGCTGTTATCTTAATTATGAGTGTTGACTTTGAGTTCAGGTCACACACAAAGGGGCTGGTCTTCAAATTGTATACCCCGCCCAATAGGTGCAGTTACCCACCATCTTACAAACAGTTTGGGTTCGATATGTTTACTGACTATGTTTAAGAAACTGGACTAATGGACTTCATGCAGAAATTGGCTAAGGTTGTGAGAAAATGGGAGCCATTCATGGAATTGAACAAGGTTATCCGAAGTTTGggtaacaattatttgtcGTGAGCTTGATGGTTGGGGGAAAACAGGGATCGTATGAGACCTGATAGTTCAATTTGATCCAAAGCATACTGGCCCTAGGTACTGTCCCAAACGAGAGAATCATTAGATCTTAGGAACATTAGCAGGTGAGGGATTGGTTGTTGGAGCTGGTTTTGGAGGAAAATTGGGACTTGAGATCCCCCGAATGCTGCTatctgttgttttggttgatcaTCACTTAAGTGGTTGAATATCGCAGAAGTATGTTTTCAAGTCAATTGTATTAGTAAGTATCAATTTATAGGTCGTACATATCCATAGAAACATCGattacatacatacaaacTGTAAGCTAAAATGCGAAATAAATCGTCTACATAAGGTGTAAGATGTTTTTCGTAATTACAAAAAAGGGATAACTGCACTGAAATAAGCACCAACATCGAAATTCATCTCTTAACCTCTCACATTGTGTTTAGGCGTTAACAAGCATAGCTGTAAAGAAATGTAACAATAGAACCACCAAGAATTTTAagcgttttgctttgttggtcactttgtaaacaatttcGCTGTCCTGCATTATGTTTGAATACGTTTTTGAGTTCATACTACAGAAAAGATTCGTAAAAGTCATGCATCAGCTATGGTGCAATTGTTTTATCTCATAAATTATTGTAATGAGAATGAAGCGTTCCACTCAAAATGATTGGTTCGGTAATTccattgttaaaaaaatgtctcTATGATctcatcaaaaacaaactgtaCGGTTTAATTTCTAACCTGCAAGCACCttgattgatttaaatgaTTCGAATTTGCGATGTTTTCAGCAATTTTGAACTCAACGCAGCGCACTCTGTTGGCTTGTCTGTGAACTACAAGTCCTTTTTTCAAACGCACCAGTACACAATCTTTGCTTTGTACAAGGATCATGCCATGACACGGTCGCACATACTGTGTAATATTCGTCCAGTGCTAATTTTGCAGCAATGAAACACTCATAAGCTCCTTCCTCAATCatgattacattttaatttgacAAAATAGAATTGCTGTAGATTTGTGGGCTTCATATCAATCGAAATTTCGCCCTAGTTGACCATCCAAACGAAGGACACTCATGCAGGATAACAGCAAAGGATAAACGGAAAAGGACGATTAAATCGAATTAAACTTTACGAAACACTTTACTACACAAAGTTGATGGTTGAAAAGTTTAGAGATCTTCTCCGAACTAAACTTGTATTTGCATGTCATTTACACAGACCATCCGAATGTTTTTCCAATACTTGTGCCCAATTAGTTGTAGCGAAAGAATAAAGTGCTTGTTGGTGTGAGCATGGATTTTGCAATATCGGCTGCATTTTGAAAATTCCTTGATTGTGTTGTTCTACTTATCTGAATAAATTGCTATTTCGTAAAACCTTTTCATTCCAATAACTATCTCATTACCAAACATTAAAGGCTTCTCGTCTGTCACAAGCCTCTCGTAGACTGTACGTCTTTCCCGCACAGCTGTCAATCGGCTTGTAGAACAAACTTTCACAGGCCTGTACGATGCATTCTATCTCAATATACATTATTGGAATGTCGAAATCACTTAACTAACCTATTTTTAACTTAATGTTGCACATGTTGTGCACTAGAATGTATAACGTTCTCCAAAATTATCATTACTTTTGCACACAAGACCAAcccaaacaatcaaatgtcATTCCGGTTTGGATCGATCTGACGCACCAGAgttgccttttgttttacgattttAATGTACTTTTCTCTTATCAATTATCGCTCGTAATCCGCGATGAGCGAGAAAACATGTTAAACTAGTGatttaatatcaaaaacaTGCATTTACAACTGTCTGATATTAATTATGCCTCATAATGTCTCAATgcacatcatcagcatcgcATACATTCGCACTTCCATCGCGATTATCTTTTTCCACAGAAATATTTCATAGACGATGAATACATTTTTGAATAGCTCAACATTTTTACTACGCATTGCAATTATCATATCATGGGGTTCAGAACAAATTACCAGAGAATTCGGTAAAAAGTGGAACAGTATTTTTGCAACTCTCTTTGACATGAGCGTTGAAAACTTGACGTAAGCGCTTGGGGTAGTTCCCCGTCGGGACTTAACAATCGAGGGACCATAGAGCGAAAGCGAATGGTAGCATaagcataaacataaacacagtTGTGtcagtgtgtgagtgaaagCATAGCAAAGAAGCGCGAAAGTAACACGATGGCCGATACCGTAACGACCGAAGTAGCTGCTGCAGCCGCCGCCCCAGCAACCGTGGCCAAGTCGCCGAAGAAGCCGAAGGCCGCCGCTGGTCCCAAGAAGCCGAAGCAACCGGCAGCGCATCCTCCAGTGAACGAGATGGTGCTGGCCGCTGTGAAGGCTCTGAACGagcgcaacggttcgtcgctgCAGGCGATCAAGAAGTACGTGGCGGCCAACTACAAGGCCGACGTGACCAAGCTGGCCACCTTCTTCAAGAAGGCGCTCAAGAGTGCGGTCGCCAGCGGCAAGCTGGTCCAGACCAAGGGAACCGGAGCGTCGGGTTCGTTCAAGCTGTCAGCCGCCGCCAAGAAGCCGGCCgtagagaagaagaaggcagCAGCCCCGAAGAAGTCCGCATCGGCCGcagacaagaagaagaaggtcgCTGCCAAGAAGCCGGCCGGAGAGAAGAAGGCCGCCGCCAAGAAGTCCACCAAGAAGGCAGAGACTGGCAAGAAGCCGAAGACAGCCGCCGCCAAGAAGCCGAAGGCCGCCGATGGTGCGAAGAAGGCCGCCAAGAAGCCAGCTGCACCCAAGCAGAAGTCCACGAAGCCATCCAAGGTCGCGGCCGCCAAGCCGAAGGCACCGAAACCAAAGAAGGCCGCAGCTCCCGCCAAGAAGGCTGCAGCCCCGAAGAAAGCCGCCGCCCCAAAGAAGGCAGCCGCTCCGAAGAAGGCCGCAGCAGCCAAGAAGTAAAGGGCTTCTTCTTCCCACGACACATCCTCAAACAACAGTCCTTCTCAGGACTACAATTCGATTTGTAAAAGGATTCGTTTCTTGACTACCTTCTACTATCCCGAAGCTATCCACGTTTCGGAACAAATGGCactctttttcattttaggTTATGGAATGGCATGCTGAATTTCAAACCCTCACCAAACCAATTACCACAAGACCTTCTGCTGATTAGGTCAGCGTCCCTGTTATCAACAAACACCTACAATAGATTGGGACCTTAAACACTAactaaaagcaggaaaatgtTTCTTAACGTAACAGCCGAAGTGTACAGACGTATTTTTGAGCTCTTCTTTGCTTCGCGTGCTGCCAAAGTGCAAACTTTTGCCACTGTAACGGTTTTGTGTAAG
This region of Anopheles marshallii chromosome 2, idAnoMarsDA_429_01, whole genome shotgun sequence genomic DNA includes:
- the LOC128718551 gene encoding histone H1-like, whose protein sequence is MADTVTTEVAAAAAAPATVAKSPKKPKAAAGPKKPKQPAAHPPVNEMVLAAVKALNERNGSSLQAIKKYVAANYKADVTKLATFFKKALKSAVASGKLVQTKGTGASGSFKLSAAAKKPAVEKKKAAAPKKSASAADKKKKVAAKKPAGEKKAAAKKSTKKAETGKKPKTAAAKKPKAADGAKKAAKKPAAPKQKSTKPSKVAAAKPKAPKPKKAAAPAKKAAAPKKAAAPKKAAAPKKAAAAKK
- the LOC128718552 gene encoding histone H1-like, producing MADTVTTEVAAAAAAPATVAKSPKKPKAAAGPKKPKQPAAHPPVNEMVLAAVKALNERNGSSLQAIKKYVAANYKADVTKLATFFKKALKSAVASGKLVQTKGTGASGSFKLSAAAKKPAVEKKKAAAPKKSASAADKKKKVAAKKPAGEKKAAAKKSTKKAETGKKPKTAAAKKPKAADGAKKAAKKPAAPKQKSTKPSKVAAAKPKAPKPKKAAAPAKKAAAPKKAAAPKKAAAPKKAAAAKK